ATTAGAAACAGACAAATGATGGATTTAATAATTCCATACTACTACATGAACTAAGGCATGTATTTTTTGCCACGGCTACCACAGATTCAGCTCTTAATCCCGATATTCCATTAATAATTGCGATCCAACCTCACCGAATTGTTGTTCTGATTCTCATTCTCATAGTCCTAACTTGGATAATATAATGCATTCTCTTTCATGGAACAATATAGTATTAACCACATCACAACGGAGAAAAGCAGGAACTACTTTTTTATTCTTATAAATATATCACGATACATTAAAAGTGATTACATTATGAATAAAAGAAAAGGTGAAGAACAAATCATCTTTTCTTTTTTTGTAAAGGAAAATTTAATCGAAAAATTCCGAAAATTTTAAGTTGTTCATCATATCTTCGGGTGATATACTAGATTCACAAATGTAATCATGATTATAAAATTACTATGATTTCTTTGTAATTTCGATTAAAAATTTATAGAAAGCGCTTAAAGTGAGTTAAAAAATAATGATAATGACTACTTTACGCCGGATGAAAAAAGACTAAAAGGAGGATGAAAAATGCCAACCGAATATAAAGAAAAAGAAATTATCACTAATTTTCCTTATGCGTTTCAAACCATTGAAAACACTTGGATTGTTTTAAAAGATGGAACTAGACTATCAAGTCGTATCTGGTTGCCTGAAGTTAGGGAAGGTCAAAAAGTGCCTGCCATTTTAGAGTACATTCCTTACAGAAAAACAGACGGTACAAGGGCAAGAGATGAACCGATGCATGGTTATTTTGCCGGGCACGGGTATGCAGTTGTCAGAGTGGATATGAGAGGTTCGGGAGAATCAGATGGTCTGCTAAGGGATGAATACTTAAAGCAAGAACAAGATGATGCTCTGGAAGTTATTGATTGGATCTCAAAGCAAAATTGGTGTGATGGAAATATCGGTATGATGGGTAAATCATGGGGGGGCTTTAATTCCCTTCAAGTTGCAGCCAGAAGACCCAAAAATTTAAAAGCAATTATTACGCTCGGGTTTACCGATGACCGGTATAACAATGATATCCACTATAAAGGCGGCTGCCTCTTAAATGATAATTTCTGGTGGGGGGCCATTATGCTAGCCTATCAGTTGCGTCCACTTGACCCTCATGTTGTTGGGGATAGCTGGCGTGAAAAATGGCTGGAAAGATTAGAGGAAATGCCTTTATGGATGGCGCAATGGATGGAGCACCAAACGAGAGATGCTTATTGGAAGCATGGTTCAGTTTGTGAAAATTACGATGACATTGAAGTGCCAGTTCTAGCCATCGATGGTTGGGAAGATTCTTATACGAATACCGTATTAAGTTTAATGAAAGGGCTTTCAGTTCCTAGAAAGGGGATTATTGGTCCTTGGGCACACGTTTACCCTCATGATGGAGTTCCAGGACCAGCAATGGGCTTTTTGCAAGAAGCTGTTAAATGGTGGGACCATTGGCTAAAAGGAAAAGAGAACGATGCGATGGATGGACCAATGGTGAATGTATGGCTTGAGGAAAGCATGCCTCCTTCTTCCATTAAACCAGTAAGTAAAGGAGAGTGGGTTGGACTCGATTCCTGGCCATCAAATGAAGTTCTAAAGAAAACTTATCAATTGACTCATGGTAAATTGCTAGAAGAAAGAGATGAAACAGAAGAGCGAGTGTTATTAAAAACACCTTTAAATCACGGCCTTTTATCAGGTGAATGGATGGGTGCCGGAGTACCGGGTGAAAGTCCGTCAGACCAACGGTTGGATGATGGTATGGCGATGGTATTTGAAGGGGAGGTCTTAGAAAGCCCATTAGAAATAGTTGGTTATCCAAGATTTGAAATACACTTAACAAGTGACAAACCAAAGGCAATGCTCTTCGCACAACTATCAGATGTGGCACCAGATGGAGCCGTTACCCGTGTTTCTTATGGAGTAATGAATTTAACCCATTTAAATGGACATGATCAAGTAGACTTGTTAACCCCTGGTGAAAAGGTAAATGCATTTGTTAATTTAGACTGCTGCGGGCATAAGTTTAAATCCGGGCACCGGGTACGTTTATCTATTGCAACAACTTTTTGGCCAATGTTTTGGACAATGCCTGAGGATGCAACACTTACTCTGAATCTAGAAACCGCAAAGTTTTCATTACCAATCTTTAAAGGAAGCCGGGTATCTGGACCGAATATGAGTCCTCAAAGCGCGCCATTAACTCCGACAACTATGATTTCAGAGGGAAAAGTCGATCGTTCCATTTCATACGATATTTTAACGGATACATGGACTTGCATAACCGATGGTGTTGGAGGGGTATTTGGTGAAGGGGTCTATCGCTTTGATGACATCGATGTTACGGTTGAACACAATTTGAGACGAGAGTTGACATTAAGTAATGCTAATCCTCTTTCCGCGAAATATAGCATTTGTCAAAAAATGAGAATTGGCCGTGAGGGTTGGTGGATTGACGCTGACATTACCGTTACGCAAACTTCTGATGCAGAAAACTTTATGATTGTTGGGGAAATGGATGTTAAAGAAAACGACCGACCGGCATTTCATAAGAATTGGGATCAAAAGATTGAACGTTTAGGACTTTAAAAAGCCAGCGATTGGAGAGAAAAGAGATGAAAGGAAAACTAAGGAAAAATATACCTACTCTAGTCATTTTAATCATTGCAGGTGAAATGATTTATACATTGCCTTATTTTCGAAACTATTATTATGATGTATTCTTAAATGCCTTTCACTTAACCAATACACAAATGGGTACGCTTGGTAGTGCGTATGGAGTTTGCTGTTTGATTTCCTATATCTTTGGAGGGTATGTGGCAGATCGATGGAGAACGAAGCACTTGTTGTCAATATCCTTATTTGCGACAGGGATTCTAGGCTTTACTTTACTATTGTATCCCCCTTACCCTGTGTTGCTGCTAATCTATGCAGCTTGGGGTATAACATCCATCATGACCTTTTGGGTAGCGTTAATAAAAGCCGTCCGTTCGTTAGCAGCTGAAAATGAACAAGGAAAAGCATTCGGCTTTTTTGAAGGCGGACGCGGTGCTGCCAAAGTTATCGAATCTGCTTTGGTATTAGGACTCTTTGCCTTTTTAGCAAAGCAACTGAGTGACAAGCTGGCATTGTCCTCTGTGATTATTTTCTATTCCGTGATGTGTATTCTTTTAGGGATCATGATTATGTTACTTTATAAGGAACCTGATGGTAACAACAGTAGTGATGAAATAAAAGAAAAGGCAAATAAAAAATTTGATTGGGCAATACTTTTGAGGATTCTCAAAATGCCAACAACCTGGTTGGCAGCCATTCTTATTTTAACGTCTTATGCGATGATTAATAGTTTCTATTATATTACGCCATATGCAACGGCCGCCTTTGGCGCTTCAACAATAATTGCCGCTGCTTTGGGTTACTTTTCACAATACTGTCGCCCAATCGGAAGTTTTGGCTCTGGCATTATCGGGGATCGAATTGGTATTTCGAATATGGTCATAATTGGCTATTGTGTTCTGGCAATCGGTTTAGCTGCTCTCATCGTATTACCCGGAAAGCCTTCTTTCATCTTATTACTGTTAGTTTTTATAGCAATTATTTATATATCAATGTATGCATTACAGGCAACGCACTTCGCTATTTTAGTGGAAGGAGACTATCCTGTCGAAACAACAGGAACAGTTGCCATGCCCTTGATGATTATTGGGTATAGTGGAGAAATCTTTATGCCAATTGTTGCAGGTGCTTGTTTGGATCACTGGAGTGGTACAGACGGTTATAAGGTATTATTTACTATTTTATTAGCCTTGACGATTGTTGGGTTGATTACGGCTATAATTTGGCAAAGAGTAACGAAAGAAAAACGAAAAGAGATTAAGCTTCAGAAGAGAGAAATGAAAGCAAGTTAGCAAAAACAAGAGGATTAAAAGGCTGCCAAGTGATAGAATAATGAGGTTTTCTTAAAAATCCCCAAAAATGTAAAGAGGCTGGCGATAAACGTTTTGTTTTTTGCCAGCTTTTTATTTTTATACGTTTCTATTGTGGGCTAATGTTCTTTCGGCTTCCCTGCCATAGTTTGGTATAATTTATCCATCAGCACTTTATTGATTGGCACGCCACTTAAAATATAGATAAGAAAACAGGAAGCTTTGTTTTAAAGGGTTCAGTAAGGCCATCTATAATCGAAATGGACCTATATCTTTTTAAAAATGTGAGGGGAATAGATATGAAAAAAAAAGAAATACAAATGGGCCGCATGTGGAAATACTTTGTGGACGCAACAGCTGAAATTATCGAAGAAGAAGGTTTAGAGAATGTAACAATAAGGAAAGTTGCGGATAAAGCGGGCTATAATAGCGCAACCATTTATAATTATTTTTCTGAGGTCTCCCATTTGATTTTTTTCGCTTCAATGAAATTCTTGAAATGCTACACAGATGAGGTAGCTCTTTATATTGAAAAAGGAAAAGATCCAATTGAAAAGTACTTATTAGCATGGGAATGTTTTTGTAATCACTCTTTTCAGCAACCACAAATTTTCCATGCGGTTTTTATTATGGACCTAGCTGATCAACCTGAAAAGCTACTCGAAGACTATTATAAAATCTATCCGTCTGATTTGATTAACATTCCTGAAGAATTAAAGACTATCCTATTCGAACGTAATGTGTCAAAAAGAGGGAGATCCTTTTTAGAAATTGCACTAAGAGAGGGCTACATTAAAGAAGAAAACGTTGATGCGATTAATGAATTAACCATTTTAGTATGGCAGGGAATGTTTACAAATATTTTAAATAATCGCAAAAGCTACGATTTTCAAACGGCTGCAAAAATCACCATGAACTATATAACAGAGATTGTACACAACGCAAATCTATTTCATTTTAAAAAATGGGATCATGCCAATCAGCAGTAGCATTCTTTTACCATCCTTTTGACACATACAAATTTACGATATATTGGTTTTCGCAGCGACATCGAAAAAGCCCTCCTCTATTGATTGAGAAGGCTTGGGATAAGGATATTTATTTTAGTATTTCTGTTATTTCTTGTTTACCTTCGATAATCTTCCTAATGCAAAGGCACCGTCTGCTAAGAGCGCATTTCTTGCCCCAGAAACGCGCCCTTTTCTTGGATAACTTAGGTCGTTGAAACGGGGACATACGTTTATAGGTATCTTTCTAGTGATTTTAGTTGCAATTATTGGATATAGATAAGAAGCAAAGATAATCGGATTTTCTACTCCCAAATACCTTTTAATTATCAGGTGATACTTCCAAAAAAGGTGAGGGAAATTTGGAGCAGTAGCAGACGTTGCATTAAAAAAATTAATGTGGGGTGAAGAAATACTTTCACATAATCACAATTATCGCAAAAAAAGAGGTCGGGATACTTATCCCGACCTCTTTTTTAATACTCTACTCTTTGTTAAGCTACCTTCTTTTCCTCTATTGTTTTGTTAGTAAATAGTTTTTCTTTAAGAGTAGGTATAATCATGCCATCTACCCCATACCTTCCTGCATTCATAGCAGAAACAAGGATAAACATAGATAATAGAACAAGTTGTGGATTGGTACTTGTCGTGCCACTAAACAGATAAGAGAAGTTCATAACTAGACCAAAAAAGACAGCTGTTTTAGTGAAACAACCCAGCAATAATCCTATCCCGACGAGGAATTCTCCCCAAGGTACTAACGTATTGAATATCTCTACATTAGGAATGGCTACATTTTCAAGGAATGCAACCCACCATCCCTGAACAGCCGGATGCTCTCCAGTTGAATTTGCCAACGCACCCTGTAAGAAACCAGAAGCATCAAATTGTCCGCCTGTTAATTTCCCCCAGCCAGCCATAACCCATGTATATCCGAGATACACACGCAACACAGCTAAAAGAATGGAGACATTTTTGTTAAGCCTTAAAAGATCAATAAACATACTTTTCCTCCCTATAAATAAAAAATAATGACTAGGAGATATAATAACATAATTGAAAACGATTTTCATTATCGATTATGTAAATATTATATAAATAATCCCCTTTTAATACAATTTGAGGTAATATAGACCACACTAAGGATACATAGAAGATCGGAGCTGTCTTTAAGGCAGCTCTTTACTTATGGAACTAGAGGGGCAGGATAGTTGAAGAACGAATATGGTTTTTTGTGGTAAAATAAACTTTATTACCTTCATTAAGAGTCTACTTTCAATATGAAATTAGATGATAGATGGGAGATATTCTATTTATATTAATAATTGCTTTTGCTAGGGTAATTATTGCTATTACCGGTTTCATTTTTATATTAGGTCGAAGGATATTTGAACCGAAGAAAGAGCTACAACAAAGAATTGTTAATCTCGAAGAAGAGGTTTGGAAATTAAAATTCAAAAATAACAATCTAAGCAAGCTTTAATGATCAGGTTACAGAGGAAGTCTTAACTGTTCAGTGTCAAATTATTAACTCAAATCAGATATTTCAATTAAAGTGAGAGGTAAATGTAAATATGTATGTTAAAGAATCAGCTTTCAGTTGAGTTAAAACGAGCCTATTCTGAAAAGAATCTATTTATATGGTTATCGATTATTTTTTTTCTTCCAACCATATCATTTTTTTCAATGATACATGGGTACATATTTCATGAACCAATAGAATTATTTCAATCAATTATTTCTGCATTCATTCCATTACTTTTTCCTGTTTTCATTCTCATTATTTATTTGCCTGATCTTTGGTATGAACAAAAAAATAACTTTATTTCATACACTCAACCTAGAGTCTCGCTTAGAATCTATATACTAAGCAAAGGACTAATAAACGCATTTTTAACGTGCTTTATAACATTTTTAATGATTTTTCTTTCTTTTGTTTTTGCGAGGTATATAGAACCAAACTTAGGTATTATAAATTATGTAACTTCCAGTGGAGGTCAGTCTGCAGTTACATTTTCTCAGCTCTTATCGGTTGGGGATTTCACATATGGTCTTGTATATTCACTGCGGGTTTCCATTAACGCAATAGTATATTCCACTATTGCATATCTACTAATGCTCCTCAAAAGATCCAATTTTATTGCTTTATCCGTTCCATTCGTTTTTCACCATGTTTTTAACTTTGTATCGGGTGTGCTAGGTGTACCAAATTTTTCACCATTAAGCACGATTTTCCCATTCAGTATTGATCAACAGCCTTTATGGACTGTACTAATTCCGTTTTCATTTCTTTTAATTAGTTTAATAGCTCTCTTATTATTCGCACTAAGTAAACGAGGCGGAATTGGTGATATAATCCATGGAACAACGTAAATATCGGGTGAAGAGGTTATAAAGGGTTACCTTGCTCGACAAGAAAAGAATCCATTTTAATCAATCTTATTTCAAAATGGATTCTTATTATTTACGCTGGAATATGGGGGGCAGGTGAAAATTTTGATCAAGCTTGATTCCAAAATACACTTAGATCTAAATTAGTTCTTTATTTTATTAAATCGACTTACTGATCATTTATCAGTTCCTATATATTCAACTTTTAGGGAATTTTCCACCTGATAATTATCCTCATAATACATTGCATTTTTCAATCTTCATTCCTTTACCCATTCCAAGTTTCTTCAAAATAGAGAATATGAGCTACAGTACCATACTCTCATATTTTCTTCATCAGTATAATATTTTTTTTGTGATACACACTTAAAACCAGTCCAAACAAGCAGGCGTTAATCATCGCTGATAAAGCACCATAACTCATAAATGGCAGGGATACGCTCATTATTGGTAATAAGCCGAGAGACATTCCGATGCTGACAGTTACCTGTGCAGTGAATATGGCAAAACTGCCGGAAACAAGCATTTTCCCAAATGGGTCTTTCACAGTTTGGAATATACGAGAGATTCGCCAGATCATCCATAAAAACAGCAGACCAATGAGCAAGGCCCCGGCCCAGCCAAGCGTATAGGTAATCGTTACAAAGATAAAATCCGTCATCATTTCATTTGAAAAATCAATCTTCCCGAGGGAACCAAAATGGCCAAACCATCCGGCATCTTCAATTAGCTTTTCCAGTTTCAAATACATATACCCCGATGTCTCACTGAATTTTTCAGGCGTAACGAACGCAAAAAGTCTTTCAAATTGATAGGCCCTTATATCTTTCAAGGATATAAGCAGAAGTGAAACACATGTAGTAAGCAGGACCGCTGCAGTGATAAGGATTTTCCGTTTATTTAGGCTGCTCTTCCAGACCATTACAGCAACCATCAATGAATAAAGCACCGTCGCCTGCAAGTTGGTTGTAAACATAAACAAAAAGGCAGAACAAACGTATAAAATGGCAGCCAAATAAACATTCATCTTTTTTGATTGCAGCATTCCGGCCCAGGCAAGCAGAAAAAGTGGCAGAACCACAATAGAATCGACCGACAATAAACCCATAATATTAATTCGAGGACTGCCGTTCACTAATACATTGGAAAATTGGAACTGAAAAAGAATCAGACATCCCATCGTAAAGAAAACCCAGCCCCATCTCTGAAATTTCCGATAATCGAAAAAAAGAATGACACAGGCCAAAATTACACTTCCTGTGACAGAACATACCTGCTTCAGCACTGAAAATGAATTACCATCCTTAAATAAGAACCAAAACAAAAACAGGCCCGTAGCTGACATGAACAGAAACATGCTCATTAGCTTCCAATCAATCTTCGGCCTGTGCAGCTTGTCCATCTTCTGCCCAATGTCAGAGGGGCTTCCCATATTCCGGACAGCCAGTTCCTCTGCTTCATCCTCTTTATATCCTTTTTTGACCAGTTCAGTTTTAGCTTGATGCAGATGGGCTTTTAATTCAGCTTCTATATATTTTTTTGCTTCTTTTGATCGGATATACGACGAAACCTCATCTAAAAAATGATTGCTTCTCAATCGGTTCTTCCTCCTTCAAACGCTGTCCGCCAACTAGCAGAGGCGGAACCACTTTTAGATTCCTTTTTCTTTAGCCACTTTTTCGCACGTTCATCCAAGGAATAGAGCTTCCTTTCTTCAGTTTCCCAAAAAGACTGGAGCCAGCCTTCCTTCTCAAGCTCATGCAACGTAGCATATAAGGAGCCTTCGTTATTTTCAAATTTCCGGATGCCTTTCTGGTAAAGAGATTTATTAATTTGATAACCACTTTTCTCCTTATCCAATGATCTGAAAATACCAATCAAGATGTCTTCCCTACTTACATCCTGCTTT
The DNA window shown above is from Peribacillus sp. FSL P2-0133 and carries:
- a CDS encoding CocE/NonD family hydrolase; this encodes MPTEYKEKEIITNFPYAFQTIENTWIVLKDGTRLSSRIWLPEVREGQKVPAILEYIPYRKTDGTRARDEPMHGYFAGHGYAVVRVDMRGSGESDGLLRDEYLKQEQDDALEVIDWISKQNWCDGNIGMMGKSWGGFNSLQVAARRPKNLKAIITLGFTDDRYNNDIHYKGGCLLNDNFWWGAIMLAYQLRPLDPHVVGDSWREKWLERLEEMPLWMAQWMEHQTRDAYWKHGSVCENYDDIEVPVLAIDGWEDSYTNTVLSLMKGLSVPRKGIIGPWAHVYPHDGVPGPAMGFLQEAVKWWDHWLKGKENDAMDGPMVNVWLEESMPPSSIKPVSKGEWVGLDSWPSNEVLKKTYQLTHGKLLEERDETEERVLLKTPLNHGLLSGEWMGAGVPGESPSDQRLDDGMAMVFEGEVLESPLEIVGYPRFEIHLTSDKPKAMLFAQLSDVAPDGAVTRVSYGVMNLTHLNGHDQVDLLTPGEKVNAFVNLDCCGHKFKSGHRVRLSIATTFWPMFWTMPEDATLTLNLETAKFSLPIFKGSRVSGPNMSPQSAPLTPTTMISEGKVDRSISYDILTDTWTCITDGVGGVFGEGVYRFDDIDVTVEHNLRRELTLSNANPLSAKYSICQKMRIGREGWWIDADITVTQTSDAENFMIVGEMDVKENDRPAFHKNWDQKIERLGL
- a CDS encoding MFS transporter, which produces MKGKLRKNIPTLVILIIAGEMIYTLPYFRNYYYDVFLNAFHLTNTQMGTLGSAYGVCCLISYIFGGYVADRWRTKHLLSISLFATGILGFTLLLYPPYPVLLLIYAAWGITSIMTFWVALIKAVRSLAAENEQGKAFGFFEGGRGAAKVIESALVLGLFAFLAKQLSDKLALSSVIIFYSVMCILLGIMIMLLYKEPDGNNSSDEIKEKANKKFDWAILLRILKMPTTWLAAILILTSYAMINSFYYITPYATAAFGASTIIAAALGYFSQYCRPIGSFGSGIIGDRIGISNMVIIGYCVLAIGLAALIVLPGKPSFILLLLVFIAIIYISMYALQATHFAILVEGDYPVETTGTVAMPLMIIGYSGEIFMPIVAGACLDHWSGTDGYKVLFTILLALTIVGLITAIIWQRVTKEKRKEIKLQKREMKAS
- a CDS encoding TetR/AcrR family transcriptional regulator; translation: MKKKEIQMGRMWKYFVDATAEIIEEEGLENVTIRKVADKAGYNSATIYNYFSEVSHLIFFASMKFLKCYTDEVALYIEKGKDPIEKYLLAWECFCNHSFQQPQIFHAVFIMDLADQPEKLLEDYYKIYPSDLINIPEELKTILFERNVSKRGRSFLEIALREGYIKEENVDAINELTILVWQGMFTNILNNRKSYDFQTAAKITMNYITEIVHNANLFHFKKWDHANQQ
- a CDS encoding DoxX family protein, giving the protein MFIDLLRLNKNVSILLAVLRVYLGYTWVMAGWGKLTGGQFDASGFLQGALANSTGEHPAVQGWWVAFLENVAIPNVEIFNTLVPWGEFLVGIGLLLGCFTKTAVFFGLVMNFSYLFSGTTSTNPQLVLLSMFILVSAMNAGRYGVDGMIIPTLKEKLFTNKTIEEKKVA
- a CDS encoding FtsW/RodA/SpoVE family cell cycle protein, which encodes MRSNHFLDEVSSYIRSKEAKKYIEAELKAHLHQAKTELVKKGYKEDEAEELAVRNMGSPSDIGQKMDKLHRPKIDWKLMSMFLFMSATGLFLFWFLFKDGNSFSVLKQVCSVTGSVILACVILFFDYRKFQRWGWVFFTMGCLILFQFQFSNVLVNGSPRINIMGLLSVDSIVVLPLFLLAWAGMLQSKKMNVYLAAILYVCSAFLFMFTTNLQATVLYSLMVAVMVWKSSLNKRKILITAAVLLTTCVSLLLISLKDIRAYQFERLFAFVTPEKFSETSGYMYLKLEKLIEDAGWFGHFGSLGKIDFSNEMMTDFIFVTITYTLGWAGALLIGLLFLWMIWRISRIFQTVKDPFGKMLVSGSFAIFTAQVTVSIGMSLGLLPIMSVSLPFMSYGALSAMINACLFGLVLSVYHKKNIILMKKI
- a CDS encoding PadR family transcriptional regulator, giving the protein MEDKLTRLKSAMKKHTFLDLKFTENHRNSIHTAIEKQDVSREDILIGIFRSLDKEKSGYQINKSLYQKGIRKFENNEGSLYATLHELEKEGWLQSFWETEERKLYSLDERAKKWLKKKESKSGSASASWRTAFEGGRTD